The proteins below come from a single Miscanthus floridulus cultivar M001 chromosome 1, ASM1932011v1, whole genome shotgun sequence genomic window:
- the LOC136459141 gene encoding xyloglucan galactosyltransferase KATAMARI1 homolog: MVKPSAVSRPCFLLVTAAALWALTLYLRLLALISVPVAFTGRVASFVPADDMTNASGACGDPCRGRYVYVHDLRPRFNADIVRGCAAANDRWQGMCEDVRNAGLGRPLSGGALTGATGWYATHQFALDAIFHGRMRKYGCLTNDSSAAAAVFVPFYAGFEFARHIWGYDTAARDAASLDLVRWLVRRPEWRRAGGRDHFLVAGRTGWDFRRDDHNSTWGTSLFLLPTVKNMTFLVVETATMGWGNDLAVPYPTYFHPRTDSDVLRWQQRIRSSDRWWFMSFVGATRPSDPRSIRSQVMAQCGASPACRQLGCAFGSAQCHYPGDIMVLFPSSTFCLQPPGDSASRRSTFDAMVAGCIPVFFQPRSAYLQYRWHLPRDHATYSVFISAEDVRSGNVSVEAELRKIPPAAIEKMREEVIKLVPRLLYADPRYKLETVKDAFDLAVDGVLERMAETEESQTGSYCR; the protein is encoded by the coding sequence ATGGTCAAACCCAGCGCCGTTTCCCGGCCTTGCTTCCTCCTCGTCACGGCCGCAGCGTTGTGGGCCTTGACACTCTACCTGCGCCTGCTCGCCCTCATAAGCGTGCCCGTCGCGTTCACGGGGCGCGTCGCGTCGTTCGTCCCGGCGGACGACATGACGAATGCCAGCGGCGCCTGCGGTGATCCCTGCCGCGGCCGGTACGTCTACGTCCACGACCTCCGGCCGCGGTTCAACGCTGACATTGTCCGCGGCTGCGCGGCGGCCAACGACCGGTGGCAGGGCATGTGCGAGGACGTGCGCAACGCCGGCCTGGGGAGGCCTCTCTCCGGCGGCGCGCTCACGGGCGCAACCGGGTGGTACGCCACGCACCAGTTCGCGCTGGACGCCATCTTCCACGGGCGGATGCGGAAGTACGGGTGCCTCACCAACGACTCCTCCGCGGCGGCCGCCGTGTTCGTCCCGTTCTACGCCGGCTTCGAGTTTGCTCGGCACATCTGGGGATACGACACCGCGGCCAGGGACGCCGCCTCGCTCGACCTGGTGCGCTGGCTCGTGCGGCGGCCCGAGTGGCGCAGGGCGGGGGGCCGCGACCACTTCCTCGTGGCGGGGCGGACGGGGTGGGACTTCCGCCGCGACGACCACAACTCCACCTGGGGCACGAGTCTTTTCCTGCTCCCGACCGTCAAGAACATGACCTTCCTCGTCGTGGAGACGGCCACCATGGGCTGGGGCAACGACCTGGCCGTGCCTTACCCTACCTACTTCCACCCACGCACGGACTCCGACGTACTGCGCTGGCAGCAGAGGATCCGGAGCTCCGACCGCTGGTGGTTCATGTCCTTCGTGGGCGCAACGCGGCCGAGCGACCCGCGGTCCATCCGGTCGCAGGTGATGGCGCAGTGCGGCGCGTCGCCCGCGTGCCGGCAGCTGGGGTGCGCCTTCGGGAGCGCCCAGTGCCACTACCCGGGCGACATCATGGTGCTGTTCCCGAGCTCCACCTTCTGCCTCCAGCCGCCGGGGGACTCGGCGTCGCGGCGCTCCACGTTCGACGCCATGGTCGCCGGCTGCATCCCGGTGTTCTTCCAGCCGCGGTCGGCGTATCTCCAGTACAGGTGGCACCTGCCGAGGGACCACGCCACGTACTCGGTGTTCATATCGGCAGAGGACGTGCGCTCGGGGAATGTGAGCGTCGAGGCGGAGCTGAGGAAGATACCGCCGGCAGCAATAGAGAAGATGCGGGAGGAGGTCATCAAGCTCGTGCCAAGGCTGCTCTACGCTGACCCGAGATACAAGCTGGAGACGGTGAAGGATGCGTTCGACCTCGCCGTGGATGGCGTCTTAGAGAGAATGGCGGAAACAGAGGAGAGCCAAACAGGTTCCTACTGCCGGTGA
- the LOC136487718 gene encoding xyloglucan galactosyltransferase KATAMARI1 homolog, which produces MKRHNASELPLSSSSPADDGRRLLATEEAEDKMDKYDKGRVRCSRLCFLFALAATVSILARHCYDAGLGRGDSAGVVRIEAVQHGLPPSVHRDRKIVPIARGGEPSESQRSTSAPVDAGDDASSKPSASRSDESANGGKTSSKQGSPSGAHAHTKQRGGHPFARALAAADDKDDLCGGQYIYVHELPARFNKDMVQNCDKLSPWTDMCRYTTNSGFGPLLRAGKGAFQGNGNGWYDTDEHALDIVFHERIKRYECLTDDPSLAAAVFVPFYAGLDVARHLWGNNVSARDELALDLASLLTKSPEWRAMGGRDHFFVAGRTTWDFRRKDDAHAEWGSRLLNLPAAKNMTALVVEASPWHLNDVAIPYPTSFHPASDEDLFFWQDRVRALNRSYLFSFAGVPRPGDAKSIEGHLVDQCKASDSCSLMECSTTGPDNKCESPASVMKLFQSSTFCLLPRGATDTRRHAFDAMLAGCIPVFFHPDSAYVQYTWHLPKTHTDYSVYIPEDDVRKKNESVEERLRKIPPATVRAMRDAVVGLIPSVTYGDATSRLETTVKDAFDIAVAAVINKVTKLRRGIVEGRAEEEKLERYSWKYPLLAEGQKAEDHHEWDPLFN; this is translated from the coding sequence ATGAAGCGGCACAACGCGAGCGAGTTGCcgctgtcgtcgtcgtcgccggcggACGACGGCAGGCGGCTGCTGGCGACGGAGGAGGCGGAGGACAAGATGGACAAGTACGACAAGGGGCGGGTCCGGTGTTCCCGGCTCTGCTTCCTCTTCGCGCTCGCCGCCACCGTATCCATCCTCGCGCGCCACTGCTACGACGCCGGCCTAGGCCGTGGCGATAGTGCCGGCGTGGTGCGCATCGAGGCCGTGCAACACGGTCTGCCGCCGTCCGTGCATCGGGATCGGAAGATCGTTCCGATCGCTCGCGGCGGGGAGCCGTCGGAGTCCCAACGCTCCACCTCGGCTCCGGTGGACGCCGGCGACGACGCGTCGTCGAAGCCTTCGGCGTCACGGTCTGACGAGTCTGCCAATGGAGGCAAAACATCGTCGAAGCAGGGCTCGCCCTCGGGGGCTCATGCTCATACCAAGCAGCGCGGCGGCCACCCCTTCGCCCGCGCGCTGGCCGCGGCCGACGATAAGGACGACCTCTGCGGCGGTCAGTACATCTACGTGCACGAGCTGCCGGCCCGCTTCAACAAGGACATGGTCCAGAACTGCGACAAGCTGTCGCCGTGGACGGACATGTGCAGGTACACCACCAACAGCGGCTTTGGCCCGCTGCTCCGCGCCGGCAAGGGCGCGTTCCAGGGCAACGGCAACGGCTGGTACGACACCGACGAGCACGCGCTGGACATCGTCTTCCACGAGCGGATCAAACGGTACGAGTGCCTCACCGACGACCCTTCCCTCGCGGCCGCCGTCTTCGTCCCGTTCTACGCCGGCCTCGACGTCGCGCGGCACCTCTGGGGTAACAACGTCTCCGCGAGGGACGAGCTGGCGCTGGACCTGGCGAGCCTGCTCACCAAGAGCCCCGAGTGGCGCGCCATGGGCGGCCGCGACCACTTCTTCGTGGCCGGCCGCACCACGTGGGACTTCCGGCGGAAGGATGATGCCCATGCTGAGTGGGGGAGCAGGCTGCTGAATCTCCCCGCCGCCAAGAACATGACCGCGCTCGTGGTGGAGGCCAGCCCGTGGCACCTCAACGACGTCGCCATTCCCTACCCGACCTCGTTCCACCCGGCGAGCGATGAGGACCTCTTCTTCTGGCAGGACCGGGTGCGCGCGCTGAACCGCTCGTACCTCTTCTCCTTCGCCGGCGTGCCGCGCCCCGGCGACGCCAAGTCCATCGAGGGCCACCTCGTCGACCAGTGCAAGGCGTCGGACTCCTGCTCGCTCATGGAGTGCAGCACCACGGGTCCGGACAACAAGTGCGAATCCCCGGCCAGCGTCATGAAGCTCTTCCAGAGCTCGACGTTCTGCCTCCTGCCGCGAGGAGCCACCGACACGCGCCGTCACGCCTTCGACGCCATGCTAGCCGGGTGCATCCCGGTGTTCTTCCACCCGGACTCGGCGTACGTGCAGTACACCTGGCACCTGCCCAAGACCCACACCGACTACTCGGTGTACATCCCCGAGGATGACGTGCGCAAGAAGAACGAGAGCGTGGAGGAGAGGCTCCGGAAAATACCGCCGGCAACGGTCCGGGCAATGAGGGACGCCGTCGTCGGCCTCATCCCGTCAGTGACCTACGGCGACGCGACGTCGAGGCTTGAGACGACGGTGAAGGATGCGTTTGACATCGCGGTGGCCGCTGTCATCAACAAGGTGACGAAGCTGAGGAGGGGCATCGTGGAGGGTCGAGCGGAGGAGGAGAAGCTGGAGAGGTATAGCTGGAAGTACCCGTTGTTGGCAGAAGGGCAGAAGGCAGAGGACCATCATGAATGGGATCCCCTCTTCAATTAG